The following DNA comes from Pirellulales bacterium.
GACGTCAGTCCCGAGTTGGCCTTCAATCTCAAGGATCTCAAGACCCCCATCCCCCACCGCCGCATCCAGGCCGTGAACGCCGAAGAGGGCGAAGTGGCTCGTCCGAATCCGAATTCCGCCGCCGTGTGGCACTACACGGGTGTCGATAGCGACGGCGACGGCAAGCTCGAGTTCGAAGAGACGATGCACCGCACCTGCGGCACCGTGGCGATCAAGGACGACATCCTCTACGTGGCCGACTTCAGCGGCCTGTTCCACTGTCTCGACGCGAAGACCGGCCAGCCCTACTGGACGCACGACATGCTCGCCGCGGCGTGGGGCTCGCCCCTGATCGTCGACGACAAGGTCTACATCGGCGACGAAGACGGCGACATCACCGTGCTCAAGCACGGCAAGGAGCTGGAGATCATCTCCGAGATCAACATGGGCAATTCGGTTTACAGCACGCCCGTGATTGCCAACGGCGTGCTCTACATCGCGAACAAGAGCCACCTGTTCGCCATCGTGCCCGAGGAGGGCGCCGACGAGGCGAGCGAGAATTGACGCGCCGCGTCCTGAATATCGGTCAGTGCGGCATGGATCACGGCGCGATCAGCCGCTTGATCGCCGGGCACTTTGCCGCGCGGATCGACGGCGCCGATGATCTCGCCGAATCGCTCGCCCAGCTTCGCGCGAACCAGTACGACTTGGTGCTCGTGAACCGCCTGCTCGATTTAGACGGCAGCGACGGCCTCGACATCATCCGCGCGATGAAGGCCGACGACTCCCTTGCCTCCATACCCGTGATGCTGGTCACCAACTACCCCGAGTATCAGGCCCGCGCCGTGGCCGAGGGGGCCGAGCCGGGCTTCGGCAAGAGCGAGTTGCAATCGCCGGCGACGAAAGAAAAACTCGCTCGGTTTCTCGCTTCGTAGTGTTTCTGCAAAGTGTGACACCACTGGCTTGCCCAGCAGTGGTTCTTGCCACCGATGCAGTTAATCTTTTCGACGGAGCGATGCATTATTCGCTCAACTTAGATGGGATACCAGTCCCTTGTTCTTCTCGGCTGCGTCGGCGACGAGTTTCTTCAATTCGTGAAAGTACATGGTGTACTCTTCGCGCAGATCGCCTTCGCCTTCGTCCCAAATCATTGGGTAAATACCCGCTTGATTCATGGCTTCAGGATCGAAGCGCGCCCAGAGTTCTTCATCGGAAAGACGGTCTAACGCGAAGTGTACTTCGCGCGCTTGTTCTGGTGAAATCCAGCAAGGTGCTCCATAGCCGGCATCGAGTTCTTCGATGGGCTCTCCGCTTGCGAAAATGAACCCCAAAGGCAGTGGAGCGTCGGCACTTTCTCCGGTCAGCAAGTAATGCAAGCCATGCCACGACTTTTGCAGGTCACAGCAGGGGACTTGAGGACGGGACCAGTCGGTTAGCGTCTCCCAGACACCTGGGTCCGAACATACTTTCTGATATTCCTGCGGCGATAGCGCATAGATCGCACCACACATGCCCATAAGAGTGCCCCTTTCCTCGATAAGGTAGCGCTCGCGCGACAAACGTGTCGCAGTGGAACGAGCGCACGTGCCACTCGACGAAATCATCCGAGCGGCTTCGAGGTCGACTGTCAAGCAGCATTCGGCCGCACGACCTTCAAGAATCGCCCGCCACTCTCGTACCAACCGGCGCGGGTGAAGCGGCACCAGCTCACGTCGAGCAGGAGCGAGATGCTGCGGCCATCCTCGGTTTCGAGCGTGGCCACAACGTGGCGATAGGGCAGGGGGGCCTGGTGGAAGAAGCCCAGCCCCCGTTCCGACAAGTGCCGCCCCACGACAGACAAGCTCTCGCCCAGACGCTCGGTGGCGTTTTCATTCACGGGCGTAAGCGTGACCAGGTGAGGGAACGGGTAGCGCAGCTCGCGGCGCCGTTCCACCGCCCGACCGCGCGGATAGAGCCGCGTCAGCAGCCCCCACACCAGCGCGCAGACTTCGTCGTCGGTGGCGGTGTTACCCGCGGTGGCGAACTCCGGCGGCGGTGAAAGGCCGGGCGGAGTCGCCAACTCGGGCGTGGAGGTCGGGACAGCAAACGTACCGCTGGCGGCAAAGCTCATACCTTCGGATCCTGAATTCGTGGTGCTCATCGGTGGGGCGCAAGTAAAAAAGGGGCCGCGCGCAGCGCGAACGAACGTCGCCTTGGCGCGCGGAATGTTCAACGGGTATTCGTGCGACGGCACGAGAGGAAGGGGCCGCCGTGCAAGTCGAAATAGCTACAGAAATGTTGTGCTTGCCGCTCGGCAGAATCACCCCGCGCTCGCCAGAATCGACACGCGCACGCCTGAGTGCTTCGGAACGACCCGTTCGCTAGGAGATGTGTACCGCCAGCGTCGCGCGAACTCGACGCCAACAGAACCCTAGCTCAGAAAAACCGGGGAGGCAAATCGGGGGACGTGAGTAAGGGAAGTTGGAGCCTGTTCGGTTACGCGGATCTAGTCAGCTCGTTCTACCCCGCTCAAACACCAGGTTGCGGCAGCGGAACCGCGTTGCCAAATTGCAGCAACTCGAACACACGCTTGGAAAGCAGTTGCGAACGTGCCGCCACGAAGTAATCATCGTCCGGGAACTCCGTCACCGCGGCGGCCACGATCTCGCTGGCTGCGAGATATTCGCCGGCGGCCAGGTGGGCTTCGTACGATCGGGCGTACAGCCGCCGGGCGTTGGCCTTTAATCGTTCGTCGTGCGGGGCGATGGCCCGTGCCTCGGCCAGCAGCTTCAAGGCCTCCGGGTGGTGCCCTTCTTCGGAGTTTTGCACGGCCCAGTTGTTGTAGGCTGCTGTCAAATTGTCGCGGGCAATGTCGGCTTCGGCATCGAGTTCGAGCACTGCTCGGCACGCCTCGATCGCTGCCAGATAGTCTCTCTGCTCGAGTTCCACAACGCTGCGGTTGTAGTACACCAGCGCGACCATCCCGTCGGTGTCGAGAGCCCGGACCTCGTGCAAGTCGATGTTGCTGCTGAGTTTGTCTTCTGGCCGCCAGCGATCGTTCGTCGTTTCGACGTCGTAGGAGTGTTCACGCGAGTCGACGCGGCACCAGACGTGCCCGGTGATGAGCATGGCGTGAGATTCCAGCCCGCAGTGGGCTGCCAGGCAGTGGAACAACAGGGTCGAGCCGACGCAATTAAACTCGCCACGATCGAACGCGCGGCGCGGATCGTGGCACGCGGCGTCGTAGCCGCCGGTGAGCAGGCGCCGGTGCAGAAAGGCGAGGATGAATCGTGCCTGCTCGTGTGTCGGCCACGATCGATCGAGCGAACGATCCAACTCGGTGGCTAGTTTTGTAAAAGTGGCCGAGTATCGAGCAAGTTCCTCCGAGCTCATTTCTCCGCTGGCGACGATCGCTCGTCGAAGCGTATCGAGCGCGTCGTGGGCCTGCCGTTGTTGGCGAAGAGCTTGCCGGGAGTGTGAACTTGAGGGGAGTGTCGCGCCGCGTGCAAGTCCAGTCGTGGAAAGTGCCACGATAAAAGCGCACAGCGCAGCCACGATCGTGCGCCGCGCGGCACTGGCGGAGCCAGTGGCGCCCAGAGGTCCCCACGGTGATTGAGAAAGCGTTCGCATCGGCCGGCCGCGATGGATTTACTGGCAATGCCCACCGTCGGGTTTTGTCAGGTACGCGCGTACCTGACCTGCGGACGACGGACTTGCTCGTGGTGAGGGCGAAACACCTCACACGGCAACTATAGGTTGCGGAAATCGCCTGATTTGGCCGACTTTTGCACCGGTTCGCCTATTCCACCTCGGGCAGGTGGTGCCCCATCTTTTCGCGCTTCGTGGCGATATAGTGCGCGTTGTGCTCGTTGACGGGGGGAATGATCGGCACCTGGTCGACCACTTCCAGGTCGAACCCGCCGTAGATGGCGGCATCGGTCTTCTTGGGATTGTTCGTCAGCAGGCGGACCTTGGTCAGGCCCAGGTCCTTGAGCAGTTGAATGCCGACACCGTAATCCCGGGTATCGGCCTTGTAGCCGAGCGCCAGGTTGGCCTCGACCGTGTCGAGCCCCTGGTCTTGCAGGGCATAGGCCTTGATCTTGTTCATCAGTCCGATGCCGCGTCCCTCTTGCTGCAGGTAGACCAAAACGCCGGCGCCTTCACTGGCGATCATGTCGAGCGCCATGTGCAGTTGATCTCCGCAGTCGCAGCGCAGCGAATCGATCAGGTCGCCGGTGAAGCAGGATGAATGGAGCCGGACGAGCGGGGCGGCCGCCTTCGTCAGGTCGCCGCGCACCAGCACGATCGGCTGCTGCGACTCGTACTTCACGCCGTAGGCGATGATCTTGAATTGGCCATGCTTGGTGGGCAATTCAGCCTCGGCCTCGCGGTAGACCAGCTTCTCGCTACGGCGTCGGTAGCGGATCAACTCCTCGATGGTGATGATCTCGAGCTTGTGCTCGGCCGCCAGTTCGAGCAAACGCCGCCGGTCGGCGCGGTCGCCGGTGGGATCGAGGATCTCGCACAGCACGCCCGCCGGAGCGAGGCCTGCCAGCCGGGCCAGATCGACGGCGGCCTCGGTATGGCCGGCGCGCCGCAGAACGCCCCCCTCTTTGGCCATCAGCGGAAAGAGATGCCCGGGACGCACGAAGTCGCTCGGCCGGCTTTGCGGATCGAGGACGGCCTGGATCGTGGTGGCCCGTTCCTTGGCCGTGATGCCCGTGCGCGAGGTGCGATGATCGATCGGCACGGTGAACGACGTCTGCAGTGGAGCGTTGTTCAGCGTCGAGTCGACCATCGGGTTGAGCTTCAGCCGATCGCACACCTCGGGCAGGATCGGCATGCACAACTGGCCTCGCCCGTGCGTAATCATGAAGTTCACGATCTCGGGCGTGACCTTGTCGGCCGCGCAGATGAAGTCCCCTTCGTTCTCGCGATCTTCGTCGTCGGCGACGATGACCACTTCGCCGCGGGCCAGGGCTTCGACGGCGGCTTCAATGGTAGAAAACGGGCGATGCACCGGCGGAACTCCGCGCCACGGGGGGCGCAACTGTGTGGTGTGGCTAGGTTTTCGTTATTATAGGCGAGTCGGGGAGACCTGCCAGCGGTGCGCTACGGCAGATCCCGGACCGTCTCCCGATCAAGTTTACCTTGCGCCGAACCTGATTCGCGCAAGGACCTCCAACGTCGAAAGCTGTGCATGCCGCTGGAACGCGAGGAGTACGTCGAGCAGGCCTATTTCTTCCGGACTCTGGCGGAGCGTATTTCTGCGGGCCTGTCGGTCCAGGAACTGCTGGGGACACTACGCGAAGAGGTGCTCGCCACGACAAAGCTGCCCATGGCCATCGACTTTCTGGCGGCCGAGTTGAAGTTCCACGGCGTCTTCGGTACCGCCATGGCCAAGCTGGGGCATTATTTCACGCCCTTTCAGACGTTTTTGGTGGTCGCTTCCGAGGACGAGCGCGCGCGATTCGACTTTCGCACAGCGCTCGACGTGCTCGCTCGCGAAGCGAAGTATCGCGCCGAAGGGGCCACGATTCAGGGCATCTTCTTGTTTCAGTTCGAGACGCTGAGCCGCAACCGGCTAGGCTACGATGCAGGGCTCGACGCGGTGGCCAAGGATCCGATTTTCGACGCCGTGTGGCGCGAGTGGATCCACGTCGTGCGACGACAGATCGGCATTATCGACTTTGCCGACCTGCTCTATGTTCGCAGTCAGCATTATGTCAATCAGCAGAGGGCGCAGGGCCTCTCGAACGACGACTCCCCCGCGGCCGTTTTGTTCGGCGAGAAGGAGGGGCAAATCGCGCTCGCCAATCGCCGGAAGGATCCGCTGCTGCTGTTCGCGGCGCTCGAGCGTCATCTGGGTTATCCCACGGTACCCCGACCAAAGCCCGAGCCTGAGGAAAGGCAGTTGCTGCCCTCGTTGGTCCGGCGCATCGAGCGGCTCGAATCGCGGCTGCGGCTCATCGAAGAGGAGCAACAAAAGGGGGGTATCGACCTGTCGAAGTTCTACCAGCAAGGCCTGCCGCCCGAGGCGGAGTAGGGTGACGTTATGCGATACGAACGAATCTTCCGTGAGCGAAAGCGCACGGGCTCAGAGGTTGCTGATGACAAAGCGATTCGGGCAGAGTTTGTCCATCACCCGACATTGGAAGAGTTGGTTTCGACCGGTTCATATGCGGAGTCAATGCCGCAGCCTAAGTTCCTGGCGACGCTCGAACGAGTCGCTGTGACGTCGCCGCGACTTGTAAAGGGATTTCCCGGGGAAGCTCCCGCCTGCCTGACTTTGTCGTCAGATTGGCAAAAAATCGCTTGAATTTGACGTTCAACCGCCGGCGGATACGTGTTAAATTGCGGTCGTCGTTACAATCTTGACGATCGGGCGGACACGAACGGACAGGACGCTTGCGACCGGCGGCGGCCGGTGCTAACGTTGCAAGGAGAGGCATTGCCGCGCGGCAACGTGTCCGCGTCTTTGGCCTCGACTCGCCGTCGCCTACCCGCCTGACCGAGTCCGCACCACTGCTTGGAGCCGTCGCCCCGCTGGCACGCGGGTCGAGCGGTTGCTCACCGTGCCGCCGAACTATGCGTTCGGAGTTTGGGCCGTGGACATCGAGTTGAATCTGAATACGGAAACGGTCGCTCATGCCGGCATGGTCGAGCCATGCTGCGTCGAGCCGAACGTGACCGTGCGCGAATTGTTGGAACTGCTCAAGGCTCGCAAGACAGGCAGTGCCATCATCTGCCGCGAGGGCGTGCTGGCCGGCATCTTCACCGAGCGAGATGCCTTGCGACTGATGGCGGCCAACGCCAATCTCGACGCGCCCATCTCGTCGGTCATGACGACCAACGTCACCACGCTGCCGGCCGATGCCAAGGTCGGACAGGCGATCAGCCAGATGTCGGGGGGCGGATACCGTCGTCTGCCGATCGTGGATGTCGCGAAACGGCCCGTCGGTCTGGTCAAGGTGTCGGGTATCGTCCACTACCTGGTCCAGCACTTCCCGAAAGCCGTCTACAACCAACCCCCCGTCGCCCGCGCCGCCACACAGGAGCGTGAAGGCGCGTAAAAACGCCCGCCGCCTCGGTTGCTCTCCCACCCACCGCGACCGATATCATCACGTAGAGGAATCTAGATCCAAGATGGCTAGCACCACGACCTCCGTCGAAACTCACAAGCCCATCATCGAAGTTCACTCCGCCACGGTCCGATTCTGTGGCGACTCGGGCGATGGCATGCAGTTGGCGGGGACGCAGATGACCAACACGTCGGCGCTGATCGGTAACGACATCGCCACGTTCCCCGACTTTCCGGCCGAGATTCGTGCTCCGCGCGGTACGAAGGCAGGCGTCTCTGGCTTCCAAATCCACTTTGCCGATACCGAGATCTTCACGCCCGGCGACCGCGTGGACGCCCTGGTGGCGATGAATCCAGCCGCGCTGGTGACCAACCTCGCCGATCTGATTCCCGGCGGCATCCTGATCGTCAACAAGGATGCTTTCGACGAAAAGAGCCTCAAGCTGGCCGGTTATAGCGGCAGCCCGCTCGAAGATGGCACCCTCAAGGCCTTTCAGCTCTTCTCGGTCGAAATGACCCGCTTGACCCGTTTGGCCGTCGAAGGGCTGGGGTTGAGCGTCAAGGAAGCCGATCGATGCCGAAACTTCTACGCCATGGGGTTGGCCTTCTGGCTCTACGATCGTCCGCTCGACACCACCTTGCGGTATATCGACGCCAAGTTCGGCAAGCGTCCCGACGTGGCCGAGGCGAATCGCCGCGCCCTGCACGCCGGTTACAACTACGGCGAAACGGTCGAGGCCTTTGCCAGCCAGTTCCGCGTCAATCCCGCCAAGCTGACTCCCGGCAAGTATCGCAACATCACGGGCAACGAAGCCACGGCCTGGGGGCTGCTGGCCGCGTCGAAGCGCAGCGACTGCGACCTGTTCTACGGCACGTACCCGATCACGCCCGCCAGCGACATCCTGCACGAGCTCGCCAAGCACAAAAATTTCGGCGTGCGCACGTTCCAGGCCGAGGATGAGATCGCCGCCATCACGTCGGTGATCGGCGCCGCCTTTGCCGGGGCCATGTCGGTGACCGGTTCGAGCGGTCCCGGGATCGCGCTCAAGGGCGAAGGCATCGGCTTGGGCGTGATGACCGAACTGCCCATGTTGGTGATCAACGTCCAGCGTGGCGGCCCCAGCACGGGGCTCCCCACGAAGACCGAGCAGGCCGACCTGCTGCAGGCCGTTTGTGGCCGCAACGGCGAGTGCCCCGCGCCGGTCATCGCCGCCCGCAGCCCCGCCGATTGCTTCGACGTCGTGCTCGAGGCCTGGCGGATCGCGGTGCGGTACATGACGCCGGTCTTCATCCTGACCGACGGGTACATCGCCAACGGCTCGGAACCGTGGCGCATTCCCGAGGTCGATTCGCTGCCGTCGATTACGGTGACGCACCCGGGCCCGATCACCAACGGAGACAAGTACCTCCCCTACCAGCGCGACGAGCGTCTCTCGCGTCCTTGGGCGGTTCCCGGCACGGCCGGATTGCAGCACCGCATCGGTGGCCTGGAAAAGCAGGACATCACGGGGAACGTCAGCTACGATCCACTGAATCACGAGCACATGGTGCATCTGCGGGCGAACAAGGTGGCGGGCATCGCCAACGACATTCCGCTGCAGGAAGTCGATGGCCCGGAAAAGGGCAAGCTACTGGTCATCGGTTGGGGGGGCACTTACGGCGCGCTCGCCACGGCCGTGCGCAAGGCACGTGCCGCGGGAGGCGCGGTGGCCCACTGCCACTTGCGATACCTCAACCCCATGCCGCGTAACCTGGGAGAAATCCTCAAAAGTTACGACAAGGTCTTGGTGCCCGAATTGAATCTCGGCCAGTTGCGCCTGCTGCTGCAAGGCACGTACGGGGTCGAAACCGTGGGCCTGAACAAGGTCCAGGGCAAGCCGTTCACGGTCGGAGAAGTGGAAGACAAGATCAAGGAGCTACTCGCGTAAGCGAAGCACACCATGAGTACAGAGTCTGCGTTGAAGGTATTGACCCCGGGCGACTTCGCCAGCGATCAAGACGTGCGCTGGTGCCCCGGCTGCGGCGACTATTCGATTCTGGCCCAGATGAAGAAGGTGCTGGCGGGCATCGGCGCGGTGCGCGAGAACACGGTCTTCATCTCCGGCATCGGCTGTTCGAGCCGCTTTCCGTACTACGTCGATACGTACGGTATTCACTCGATTCACGGTCGTGCCCCGGCCGTGGCCACCGGTTTGAAGACGGTCCGCCCCGACCTGAGCGTGTGGGTCATCACGGGCGACGGCGACGGCCTGAGCATCGGTGGCAACCACCTGATGCACGCCATTCGCCGCAACCTCGACATGAACATCATCCTCTTCAACAACCGCATCTACGGTTTGACGAAGGGGCAATACTCTCCCACCTCCCCCTTGGGCAAGGTGACCAAGAGCACGCCGATGGGCGCGATCGACAACCCGTTGCACCCGCTTTCGATCGCGATCGGTTGCGAGGCGACCTTCGTGGCCCGCTCGATCGACGTGAATATCAAGCACCTCGAGATGGTGTTGCACCGCGCGGCCGAGCATCGCGGCACCTCGTTCGTCGAGATCTACCAGAACTGCAACGTCTTCAACGACGGGGCGTATAACTTCGCCACCGACCGCGAGACGAAGGCCGACACCACGCTCGAGCTCGAGCATGGCAAGCCGCTGATCTTCGGCAAGGATCGCAACAAGGGCATCCGCCTGCACGGCATGGACCCCGAGGTGGTCGAGCTGGGCAAGGGGATCAGCGAGGACGACCTGCTCTTCCACGACGAAAAGGCTCCCGAGCCCAGCCTGGCCTACCTGCTCAGCCGCATGCGCTATCCGGAATTCCCGGAGCCGATCGGCGTGCTCCGTGCCGTCGACGCTCCACGCTACGAAGAGATGCTCAACGGTCAGGTGGCCGAGGCCAAGAAAGCACGTGGCGAAGGCGACCTCGACAAGCTGTTCAACTCGGGCGACACCTGGACCGTGGCCTGAGTTACTTCGGACGAAAACCAGACGCAGACGCGCCGCACTCGGTGCGGCATCGACTGACGAGGAACGCGGCATGGCGAACTGCCCCGCTTGTGGATACGAGAACATCGACGGCGTCGACACGTGCGAACGTTGCGAATCGCCGATGGAGTTTCTCAGCAAGCCGCAGCCGAAATCGTGGATCGAACGCAGCATTTTGAAAGACCAGATCGCGGCCCTCTGTCCGCGCAAGCCGCTGATCGTGGCCCCCACCACGCCCGTGGCCGAGGTGCTCCAGATCATGGTCGAGAAGAAAATCGGCTGCGTGCTGATCGTCGAGAACGACAAGGCGGCGGGCATCTTCAGCGAACGCGACGCCCTGATGCGTCTGGGGGCGAACTACGCCGCGCTCACGCCGCGCCCCATCCGCGAGTTCATGACGTCGAATCCCGAGACGGTCACGATGACCGATCGCATCGCCTTCGCGCTGCACAAGATGGACCTGGGGGGCTACCGCCACATCCCCGTCCTCGATAACGAGAAGGTCGTGGGGGTCATCTCGGTCCGCGACATCCTGCGCTACATCTCCGAAGACCTGCTCGCCCCCGGCGCGGTGAACGCGTAAAGCTGACTTCGGTTCATCGACGGTGGTTCGCCATTACGGCTATCGTTGAAGTTGGTCCAGTCCCGAGGCAAGCTTCCTCTAGAGTTGGGAACGAAATTCGGCTCCATGCCGTGTGGCTCGCCTAGCGAGCCCTCATATTCCCAGCTCTATTTCACACATAATCCTGGCTCGTCGGCTTGATGACCAGTTCCGGCACGTGCGCCCTGGGCGGCAGGCAGGCCACCATCAGCACCGCCGCGGCCACATCTTCCGATTGCAGAATTCTGGCGCGATGTTCTTCCGTAACGGGCACGGGGCGGTTCTTCAGGATTGGCGTATCGACTTCACCGGGATGGACCGTCGTCACGCGG
Coding sequences within:
- a CDS encoding response regulator; protein product: MIAGHFAARIDGADDLAESLAQLRANQYDLVLVNRLLDLDGSDGLDIIRAMKADDSLASIPVMLVTNYPEYQARAVAEGAEPGFGKSELQSPATKEKLARFLAS
- a CDS encoding YfbM family protein → MTVDLEAARMISSSGTCARSTATRLSRERYLIEERGTLMGMCGAIYALSPQEYQKVCSDPGVWETLTDWSRPQVPCCDLQKSWHGLHYLLTGESADAPLPLGFIFASGEPIEELDAGYGAPCWISPEQAREVHFALDRLSDEELWARFDPEAMNQAGIYPMIWDEGEGDLREEYTMYFHELKKLVADAAEKNKGLVSHLS
- a CDS encoding CBS domain-containing protein; this encodes MDIELNLNTETVAHAGMVEPCCVEPNVTVRELLELLKARKTGSAIICREGVLAGIFTERDALRLMAANANLDAPISSVMTTNVTTLPADAKVGQAISQMSGGGYRRLPIVDVAKRPVGLVKVSGIVHYLVQHFPKAVYNQPPVARAATQEREGA
- a CDS encoding 2-oxoacid:acceptor oxidoreductase subunit alpha — translated: MASTTTSVETHKPIIEVHSATVRFCGDSGDGMQLAGTQMTNTSALIGNDIATFPDFPAEIRAPRGTKAGVSGFQIHFADTEIFTPGDRVDALVAMNPAALVTNLADLIPGGILIVNKDAFDEKSLKLAGYSGSPLEDGTLKAFQLFSVEMTRLTRLAVEGLGLSVKEADRCRNFYAMGLAFWLYDRPLDTTLRYIDAKFGKRPDVAEANRRALHAGYNYGETVEAFASQFRVNPAKLTPGKYRNITGNEATAWGLLAASKRSDCDLFYGTYPITPASDILHELAKHKNFGVRTFQAEDEIAAITSVIGAAFAGAMSVTGSSGPGIALKGEGIGLGVMTELPMLVINVQRGGPSTGLPTKTEQADLLQAVCGRNGECPAPVIAARSPADCFDVVLEAWRIAVRYMTPVFILTDGYIANGSEPWRIPEVDSLPSITVTHPGPITNGDKYLPYQRDERLSRPWAVPGTAGLQHRIGGLEKQDITGNVSYDPLNHEHMVHLRANKVAGIANDIPLQEVDGPEKGKLLVIGWGGTYGALATAVRKARAAGGAVAHCHLRYLNPMPRNLGEILKSYDKVLVPELNLGQLRLLLQGTYGVETVGLNKVQGKPFTVGEVEDKIKELLA
- a CDS encoding 2-oxoacid:ferredoxin oxidoreductase subunit beta — translated: MSTESALKVLTPGDFASDQDVRWCPGCGDYSILAQMKKVLAGIGAVRENTVFISGIGCSSRFPYYVDTYGIHSIHGRAPAVATGLKTVRPDLSVWVITGDGDGLSIGGNHLMHAIRRNLDMNIILFNNRIYGLTKGQYSPTSPLGKVTKSTPMGAIDNPLHPLSIAIGCEATFVARSIDVNIKHLEMVLHRAAEHRGTSFVEIYQNCNVFNDGAYNFATDRETKADTTLELEHGKPLIFGKDRNKGIRLHGMDPEVVELGKGISEDDLLFHDEKAPEPSLAYLLSRMRYPEFPEPIGVLRAVDAPRYEEMLNGQVAEAKKARGEGDLDKLFNSGDTWTVA
- a CDS encoding tetratricopeptide repeat protein, which codes for MSSEELARYSATFTKLATELDRSLDRSWPTHEQARFILAFLHRRLLTGGYDAACHDPRRAFDRGEFNCVGSTLLFHCLAAHCGLESHAMLITGHVWCRVDSREHSYDVETTNDRWRPEDKLSSNIDLHEVRALDTDGMVALVYYNRSVVELEQRDYLAAIEACRAVLELDAEADIARDNLTAAYNNWAVQNSEEGHHPEALKLLAEARAIAPHDERLKANARRLYARSYEAHLAAGEYLAASEIVAAAVTEFPDDDYFVAARSQLLSKRVFELLQFGNAVPLPQPGV
- the ribA gene encoding GTP cyclohydrolase II, with translation MHRPFSTIEAAVEALARGEVVIVADDEDRENEGDFICAADKVTPEIVNFMITHGRGQLCMPILPEVCDRLKLNPMVDSTLNNAPLQTSFTVPIDHRTSRTGITAKERATTIQAVLDPQSRPSDFVRPGHLFPLMAKEGGVLRRAGHTEAAVDLARLAGLAPAGVLCEILDPTGDRADRRRLLELAAEHKLEIITIEELIRYRRRSEKLVYREAEAELPTKHGQFKIIAYGVKYESQQPIVLVRGDLTKAAAPLVRLHSSCFTGDLIDSLRCDCGDQLHMALDMIASEGAGVLVYLQQEGRGIGLMNKIKAYALQDQGLDTVEANLALGYKADTRDYGVGIQLLKDLGLTKVRLLTNNPKKTDAAIYGGFDLEVVDQVPIIPPVNEHNAHYIATKREKMGHHLPEVE
- a CDS encoding CBS domain-containing protein, giving the protein MANCPACGYENIDGVDTCERCESPMEFLSKPQPKSWIERSILKDQIAALCPRKPLIVAPTTPVAEVLQIMVEKKIGCVLIVENDKAAGIFSERDALMRLGANYAALTPRPIREFMTSNPETVTMTDRIAFALHKMDLGGYRHIPVLDNEKVVGVISVRDILRYISEDLLAPGAVNA